From Sporohalobacter salinus, one genomic window encodes:
- the rpsP gene encoding 30S ribosomal protein S16 — MAVKIRLRRMGANRDPSYRLVVADSRTARDGRFIEELGYYNPTTEPETVDIKEEKALEWLQNGAKPSSTVKNLFKDEGLMEKFDELKNK, encoded by the coding sequence ATGGCAGTTAAAATTAGATTAAGAAGAATGGGAGCTAATAGGGATCCTTCTTATAGATTAGTAGTTGCTGATTCTCGAACTGCACGTGATGGTAGATTTATTGAGGAATTAGGCTACTATAATCCAACTACAGAGCCTGAAACTGTCGATATTAAAGAAGAAAAGGCATTAGAATGGTTACAGAATGGAGCTAAGCCTTCAAGTACTGTTAAGAATTTATTTAAAGATGAAGGGCTTATGGAGAAGTTCGATGAACTAAAAAATAAGTAA
- the ffh gene encoding signal recognition particle protein has protein sequence MIFEGLADKLQDTFDKLRGKGKLSEKDVKSALREVKLALLEADVNFKVVKEFISDIEERAVGKEVMDSLTPAQQVIKIVNEELTELMGKTQSKLSIASDPPTVIMLVGLQGAGKTTTVGKLAQHLHKNGRRPLLVAGDVYRPAAIKQLQVLGERLDQPVFSMGDKQDPVDIAKAGVSHAKSNGRDVVIIDTAGRLHIDEELMDELKDIKSAVNPQEILLVVDAMTGQDAVNVADSFNEALGIDGITLTKLDGDARGGAALSIRKVTGRPIKFVGTGEKLDDLEPFHPDRMASRILGMGDMLSLIEKAEENIDAQKAKELEEKLRKEEFTLEDFMDQMGQIRNMGPLDQIMDMIPGMGKIKQLDNLNMSEEHLDQIEAIVNSMTTEEKRDPSIINGSRRRRIANGSGTEVQDVNQLLKQFKQAKKMMKQLNDMQKGMGGGGGLGGLGNKFPFM, from the coding sequence GTGATCTTTGAAGGTTTAGCTGATAAATTACAGGATACCTTTGATAAATTGCGTGGTAAAGGAAAGTTATCAGAAAAAGATGTTAAGTCTGCTCTGAGAGAAGTTAAATTAGCTTTATTAGAAGCTGATGTTAACTTTAAAGTAGTTAAGGAATTTATTAGTGATATAGAAGAGAGAGCAGTAGGAAAAGAAGTAATGGACAGCTTAACACCGGCTCAACAGGTAATTAAGATTGTTAATGAAGAATTAACTGAGTTAATGGGGAAAACTCAGAGCAAATTAAGTATTGCTTCTGATCCTCCGACCGTGATTATGTTAGTAGGGCTTCAGGGAGCTGGTAAGACAACTACTGTTGGTAAGTTAGCTCAGCATTTGCATAAAAACGGACGTAGACCTTTATTGGTAGCAGGTGATGTCTATCGTCCAGCAGCAATTAAACAGTTACAGGTTTTAGGTGAGAGACTAGATCAGCCTGTTTTCTCTATGGGTGATAAGCAGGATCCTGTTGATATTGCTAAAGCAGGAGTTAGTCATGCTAAGTCTAATGGTCGAGATGTAGTTATTATAGATACAGCTGGACGACTTCATATAGATGAGGAATTGATGGATGAATTAAAAGATATTAAATCAGCCGTTAATCCTCAAGAAATTCTCTTAGTAGTTGATGCAATGACCGGTCAGGATGCCGTTAATGTAGCTGATAGTTTCAATGAAGCTTTAGGCATTGATGGTATTACTTTAACTAAGTTAGATGGTGATGCTCGTGGTGGAGCGGCGCTTTCAATTCGAAAAGTGACTGGACGGCCGATTAAGTTTGTCGGTACTGGAGAAAAACTAGATGACTTAGAACCATTCCATCCGGATCGAATGGCATCAAGAATTTTAGGTATGGGAGATATGTTAAGTTTAATAGAAAAAGCTGAAGAGAATATCGATGCTCAGAAGGCTAAAGAATTAGAAGAAAAGCTTAGAAAAGAAGAGTTTACTTTAGAGGATTTCATGGATCAGATGGGACAGATTAGAAACATGGGTCCATTAGATCAGATAATGGATATGATTCCTGGAATGGGGAAAATAAAACAATTAGATAATCTGAATATGAGTGAAGAACATCTTGACCAGATTGAAGCAATTGTAAATTCGATGACAACTGAAGAAAAAAGAGATCCAAGCATTATCAATGGTAGTCGGCGTCGGAGAATAGCCAACGGCAGTGGAACTGAAGTTCAGGATGTAAATCAGTTATTAAAGCAGTTTAAACAAGCTAAGAAGATGATGAAGCAGCTTAATGATATGCAGAAAGGAATGGGCGGCGGGGGTGGCCTCGGCGGTCTTGGTAATAAGTTTCCTTTTATGTAA
- the ylxM gene encoding YlxM family DNA-binding protein, whose product MIFLLERTVRVGILFDFYGELLTNRQQEMVQLYFYQDLSLGEVADSCEISRQAVYDNLQRAEKALEDYEEKLGLVDRYKYIQQQIDDLTEIVDQIGEEVDSKKVEKLQRIIANLSD is encoded by the coding sequence GTGATTTTTTTGTTAGAGCGTACAGTTAGAGTAGGAATTCTGTTTGATTTTTATGGTGAGTTATTGACTAATAGACAGCAGGAGATGGTACAACTTTACTTTTATCAAGATCTATCTTTAGGAGAGGTAGCTGATAGCTGTGAGATTAGTCGACAAGCTGTGTATGATAATCTTCAGAGAGCAGAAAAAGCTTTAGAAGATTATGAAGAGAAATTAGGATTAGTAGATAGATATAAATATATTCAGCAACAGATTGATGATTTAACAGAAATAGTAGATCAGATTGGGGAAGAAGTTGATTCTAAGAAGGTAGAGAAGTTACAGCGAATTATTGCTAATCTAAGTGATTAA
- the ftsY gene encoding signal recognition particle-docking protein FtsY, whose product MFKKLFGRKKKEKEKEEKNEAQEQIQEEVVETEDKNTDSGGVFNRFDTHDPEEIEDENRSEDSGEDGFFSRLKSGLSKTRNSFVSQVQNLFTGRSNIDEELYEDLEEILIQADVGVHTTMKLVDELRTIAEEEDIKEPAELHNVFKKQLQDILDRGADDVYDDHRLTILMVVGVNGVGKTTTIGKIALRAKQNKQDVLLAAGDTFRAGAIEQLEAWGNEVGVDIISHEAGADSAAVAYDAVQAAKARDKDLLVVDTAGRLHTQDNLMEELEKVRRIIGREAEGARVEVLLVLDATTGQNAISQAEMFNEAVDVDGIALTKLDGTAKGGIILAVKEELGIPVKLIGVGEDVEDLQDFEPDAFIDALFAG is encoded by the coding sequence ATGTTTAAGAAACTATTTGGTAGGAAAAAGAAAGAAAAGGAGAAAGAAGAGAAAAATGAAGCTCAAGAACAGATACAGGAAGAAGTAGTAGAGACAGAGGATAAGAATACAGATTCTGGTGGTGTCTTTAATAGATTTGATACTCATGATCCTGAAGAAATAGAAGATGAAAATAGAAGTGAGGATAGTGGGGAGGATGGGTTCTTTTCTCGTCTTAAAAGTGGTCTTTCCAAGACCAGAAATTCTTTTGTTTCGCAGGTGCAGAATTTATTTACAGGCCGGAGTAATATTGATGAGGAGCTTTATGAAGACTTAGAAGAGATTTTGATTCAAGCTGATGTTGGTGTTCATACAACTATGAAGTTAGTAGATGAATTACGAACTATAGCTGAAGAAGAAGATATTAAAGAACCAGCTGAGTTGCATAATGTTTTTAAAAAACAATTACAGGATATTTTGGATAGAGGAGCAGATGATGTTTATGATGACCATCGTTTGACGATATTAATGGTAGTAGGAGTTAATGGTGTTGGTAAGACAACGACTATTGGAAAGATTGCTCTAAGAGCTAAGCAAAATAAGCAAGATGTATTGTTAGCAGCCGGTGATACTTTTAGAGCTGGAGCAATTGAACAGTTAGAAGCTTGGGGAAATGAAGTAGGAGTTGATATTATTTCTCATGAAGCAGGTGCTGATTCGGCAGCTGTGGCCTATGATGCTGTGCAGGCAGCTAAGGCTCGGGATAAGGACCTTTTAGTTGTAGATACAGCCGGAAGGCTTCATACTCAGGATAATTTAATGGAAGAGTTGGAGAAAGTGCGTAGAATTATCGGTCGTGAGGCCGAGGGAGCTCGAGTAGAAGTATTATTAGTCCTTGATGCAACTACCGGACAGAATGCTATTTCGCAAGCTGAAATGTTTAATGAAGCTGTTGATGTAGATGGAATTGCTCTTACTAAATTGGATGGGACGGCAAAGGGAGGAATTATTTTAGCTGTTAAAGAAGAGTTAGGTATTCCAGTTAAATTAATCGGTGTAGGTGAAGATGTGGAGGATTTACAGGATTTCGAACCTGATGCCTTTATTGATGCGTTATTTGCAGGATAA